Part of the Girardinichthys multiradiatus isolate DD_20200921_A chromosome 14, DD_fGirMul_XY1, whole genome shotgun sequence genome is shown below.
AGAATGAATCTAAAAGCTAGTGGCACGGGGGTTGCAACAAGAGGAACAGTTAATAGAGGCTGCAAACCACCGAAATACAGAACATCATTTGGTCAGTCAACTGGGAGACATTCACCCCTTCATGACAAACaatcttttcatttatattcaaTCAAGCGTAAAAGTTTTGAATGATAAACATCTAAACAGTGATGGAACTACAACTTCCATCTTGGTATTATTTGATCTTTGTGCTGCATTTGACACAGTTAATCATAACAAGCTGACTGCCAGAAAAATGGGTAGGATTGTGTGATACTGTGGGAAAATGTTTCTGATCCTATTTGGCTTACATCTTATAAATCTGGGCAAACCTAAATTTATTATTGGGTTCCCTTAAGCATGTTTATTTACATGCCTTTAACATCTGTATTTTAACATATGTttcttgttgttcttttatGCAATGCTTTCTGTCATTTCTGTGTGTCCCCTGCTTTCCTGTAAAACCCCTTATATTGCCTTGTGTATAAATATTGGTAAATAAACTTTCAttgcctttattttaaaaacaagaattcaaGACCAGTATTTAACATATCAACGGCAAACAGTTCCCAATTCACTGTAGCTAAGAGAAAGCAGACTGACTAAAAACCCCTGGTACATGTTTCATAAGACCATGAGCTTATTTTAACCCATCATTGAGCACCTGTCATGATTGTGCCTGGTTATTTGCCCACTCTTCCTGGCAGAAGTCCAAGCTTCAGCTGCCTTGCTGTTGATTTGATGACATAGAACATTTTGGAGGTATTTCTTCTTCATTATTAGATGCAATTTGTTTAATGCACCAGTATTGATAGCAGCAAAACAACCTCAGAGTATGATGCTAATAAATTGCAGGTTGGAGATCAATACTGGTTACAGTTTAACTTCTGTATCAACGTCCAACAGTAAGGTCAAAGTGCATAACTGTCTCCCAACTGGTGGCAAATACAGGTCaagggttttatttaaaaacttacATTTTACATTGATATTAAAGCAGCTACTTCTTcacttaaaaacacatatgtagTTTTATCACATACAGTCAAGATATTTACATACCCTGTATAAAGAGATTTATCCTTCTTTGTCACTACGTCCTATTTCATGTCACCTGAAGTACCAAGGAATGACCACTAGGTGAAAGCTAAAGACTATCAATGTTCTCTcgtttttaaatagaaaaattatttatttcggGAAGTGAGGGCACTTGCTTTCATTGATCAAGTCATTtctcataaaaatataaacagaaaaaattatAAACCTTAAATTTAATAAAGCATGACAGGAAAAGACTGAAGATGGTTGTGCAAGAAGTAATCTGTCAAACAACAGATTTCCTGGAAGAGGAGCTCCTCCCCGTTCTCAAAGAGAAGGGAGGAGCTTTTGTTCCAGGAAGAGAAAACCTTTTTAGCCCTTCCTTCCGACTGACTAAACAATATTTACCTTTCCTGGTTACTCCTCTTTCACAGAACTGAAACTTTACCGACCTGTTAGGTATCAGATTATTTGCTTCAGAGGAAACAAAACCTATCATGCAGTAACCATCCACCAGACGAGAAATGGCACAGCAAGGATTTCAGATGGATTCTATGAAATTCTCCTGTTCGATCTGTTTGGATCTGCTGAAAGACCCGGTGACTATCCCCTGTGGACACAACTACTGCATGAACTGTATTGGAAGCTTCTGGGATGATGAGGACAAGAAAGGAATCCACAGTTGTCCTCAATGTAGACAGGCGTTCACACCAAGGCCTGTTCTGATGAAAAACACCATGTTAGCAGAGTTAGTGGAGGACCTGAAGAAGACTGGACTCCAAGCTGCTCCAGCTGATCACTGCTATGCTGGACCTGAAGATGTGGCCTGTGATGTCTGCACTGGGAGGAAGATGAAAGCTGTCAAGTCGTGTCTGGTCTGTTTGGTTTCCTACTGTGAGAATCACCTCCAACCTCACTATGATGTTCCTGGACTGAAGAAACACAAGCTGGTGGATCCCTCCAAGAAGCTTCAGGAGAACATTTGCTCTCATCATGATGAGGTGATGAAGATCTTCTGTCGTACTGATCAGCAGTGTATCTGTTATCTTTGCACTATGGATGAACATAAAGGTCATGAAACAgtctcagctgcagcagaaaggaCTGAGAAGCAGAAGGAGCTCCAGGTGAGTCGACAACAAATCCAGCAGAGAATCCAGGACCAAGAGAAAGATCTGAAGCTGCTTCAACAGGAGACGGAGACCATCAATGTCTCTGCTGATAAAGCAGTGGAGGACAGTGAGAAGATCTTCACTGAGATGATCCATTTCATCCAGAAAAGAAgctctgatgtgaagcagcagatcagaTCTCAGCAGGAAACTGAAGTGAGTCGAGTCAAAGATCTtcaggagaagctggagcaggagatcactgagctgaagaggaaagATGCTGAACTGGAGCAGCTCTCAAACACAGAGGATCACAACCAGTTTCTCCACAACTACCCCTCACTGTCAGCACTCAGTGAGTctacacactcatccagcaTCAATATTCATCCTCTGAGATACTTTGAggatgtgacagcagctgtgtcaGAGCTCAGAGATAAACTAGAAGATATCCTAAGAGGCCCATCAAAAAACATCGCACCGACAGCCACTAAAGTGGATGTTTTAACACCACCATCAGAACCAACGACCAGAGAAGACTTCTTAAAGTATTCAGTGAAAGTCACAATGAATCCAAACACAGCACACAAACATCTGGAATTATCTGAAGGCAACAGAAAAGTAACAATGACCAACGAAAGCCAATGTTATTTAGATCATCCAGACAGATTCACTAAAAGGTGGCAGGTCCTCAGTAAACAACGTCTGACTGGACGTTGTTACTGGGAGGTGGAGTGGAGCGGGAATTCAGTTGAAGTAGCAGTTGCATACAGGAGTATAGAAAGAACAGGGGACTCAGACGAGAGTTCGTTTGGTTTGAATGAGAACTCTTGGACATTGTGTTGCCGGCCAACAGATTGTACATTTTACTGTGATGGTAATGATGTTAAAATCCCCTGCACAGTTTCCTCCAGAGTAGGAGTGTACCTGGATTACAGAGAAGGTATTCTGTCTTTCTACAGCATCTTTGGACCCACCATGATTCTCCTCCACAAAGTCCAGACCACATTCACTCAACCTCTACATGCTGGGGTTTGGCTTTCACGGTCAACAACAAACAGTGCAGAGTTCATTAAATTCAAGAAGAGTAATAACTGAAGCAGGGTAGCTCAGTTTGTAGCACTGGTTTAATTACACCGATACGTACGACTAGTTACGAATTAATTACAAGCTAAAAGGTTCCACTTTTCTTGGTGACTTTAAAAGCAGGGAATCATGTGACGTATTTTCAAAATCTCACATAAACGGTTAAAATATTGATTGAGCAACTTTAAAATATTAGAATGTAATTGTAAATAATGTTACATATCTGACATAATACCATTGCTTTAATTATACAAAGTTATCTTTTACAGCTGTTAATATTAAATCTATAGATTTTAAATTGTCGCTTATTCGAATATGGTTTCAGTCCTAACTAATAGtatgactttgtttttatttaactgaacAAGCATAGGGGTGGCACACTTTGAgctgtttgtcattttaaaatgttttataaccaTGCAAATCATAGAACTATCTATGAGCTATAGGTGCATGTGTGTTTTATTAATGAATGACATCTAATCCAATGTTTAATTACATTATTGTATATTGATTCTTCTTTTTATCCATTTTGGTCCTTTttgaaactgatttaaactttggaAATATGAATACTAGAGTTTATTCCTtaagatgtttgtgttttaacttgAATAAGAGTTACTAAA
Proteins encoded:
- the LOC124880086 gene encoding tripartite motif-containing protein 16-like, with protein sequence MAQQGFQMDSMKFSCSICLDLLKDPVTIPCGHNYCMNCIGSFWDDEDKKGIHSCPQCRQAFTPRPVLMKNTMLAELVEDLKKTGLQAAPADHCYAGPEDVACDVCTGRKMKAVKSCLVCLVSYCENHLQPHYDVPGLKKHKLVDPSKKLQENICSHHDEVMKIFCRTDQQCICYLCTMDEHKGHETVSAAAERTEKQKELQVSRQQIQQRIQDQEKDLKLLQQETETINVSADKAVEDSEKIFTEMIHFIQKRSSDVKQQIRSQQETEVSRVKDLQEKLEQEITELKRKDAELEQLSNTEDHNQFLHNYPSLSALSESTHSSSINIHPLRYFEDVTAAVSELRDKLEDILRGPSKNIAPTATKVDVLTPPSEPTTREDFLKYSVKVTMNPNTAHKHLELSEGNRKVTMTNESQCYLDHPDRFTKRWQVLSKQRLTGRCYWEVEWSGNSVEVAVAYRSIERTGDSDESSFGLNENSWTLCCRPTDCTFYCDGNDVKIPCTVSSRVGVYLDYREGILSFYSIFGPTMILLHKVQTTFTQPLHAGVWLSRSTTNSAEFIKFKKSNN